CCACCGACCCGGGGTCCATACCCACCctcgatggatggatcgaAAGCTTGATGACCTGCAAGCAACtagcggaggaagatgtccgGAGGCTTTGTGATCGGGTGTGTGCCGCTTCTGCTGGGAATTTTGGGTGTATTCGAAAATGGATAGTCCTAATCGTGGTCGTGTTTTTCTACATAGGCAAGAGAGGTTCTGCAGGATGAGTCGAACGTGCAGCCCGTGGTATGTGATTGACTTttctgctgttgttgttgtggccTGCCTTCCCGCGCTGCCCGGCCCTGCTCGTGGCCCCGCGGCCGTTGCGACCGATCGGGACTGACTCTTTCCAATCTATAGAAATGCCCAGTGACTGTGTGCGGTGACATACACGGTCAGTTCCATGATCTGATGGAGCTGTTCCGCATTGGTGGCCCCAATCCGGATACAAACTACCTGTTTATGGGTGAGTTGGCGTGTTACCGCTTATGCCAGTCGTCCCCCTTGGCTCACCCGCCCGCCCACTAGGTGACTACGTCGACCGTGGTTACTACTCTGTAGAGACCGTCACGCTCCTTGTCTGCCTCAAAATCCGTTACCCCCAGCGTATCACCATCCTGCGAGGAAACCACGAGTCGCGCCAGATCACGCAAGTCTACGGCTTCTACGATGAGTGCCTGCGCAAGTACGGCAACGCTAACGTGTGGAAATACTTCACCGACCTTTTCGACTACCTCCCCCTCACCGCACTTATCGAGAACCAGATCTTCTGTCTGCACGGCGGTCTGAGTCCGTCGATTGAcaccctcgacaacatccGCTCTCTGGATCGGATTCAGGAGGTCCCGCACGAGGGTCCCATGTGCGACCTTCTGTGGAGTGACCCCGACGACCGATGCGGCTGGGGTATCTCTCCCCGTGGTGCTGGATACACATTCGGGCAGGATATTTCGGAGGCATTCAATCACAACAATGGCTTGACTCTGGTGGCACGGGCGCACCAGCTGGTAATGGAGGGTTACAACTGGTCCCAGGATAGAAATGTGGTCACGATTTTCTCCGGTATGCTTGCACTGCAGGATTTGGTTCTCGTCATGCGTGATTTGGCGACCATGACTAACCACGTCTCTCTAGCTCCTAACTACTGCTACCGCTGCGGTAACCAAGCCGCAATTATGGAAATTGACGAGCATCTGAAATATACCTTGTATGTGGTGACCCCACCGTTGCAATTGGGGAAGTAGATTACTGACGCAATTTACAGCTTACAATTCGATCCCTGCCCGCGCGCAGGAGAACCCATGGTCTCGAGGCGCACACCCGACTACTTCCTGTGATTTGATTTTTGTGATAGACATAACCGGCTCACCTCTGGCAAGTTGAGGTTCTCCGACCCTTCGAAAGGGCTCCAGGGACGTTTGGCAACAGAAAGACACAACCAAGGCGGTCTGGCCTAAATAATTGTATGTCCGTATTTCTGACCGTGTTGATACCAATTCATGAAAATAAAAGACGTTCCGAGACTTGTTGGTTTTTCTATACCGTCATAATACATACAATGTGCATTTTGGTATCCTGTTGCCACCCGGTGGGGTGTCGCTGCCTGAAACCGGTATGCGCCTCAGGTAGACATACACCACACATGCATTGTGAGCTTTGAGCCCAATATGACAGACCAACCGTAGTCGTTAATCATTTTCTACCCATTTGTCATACTTTCAGGCATACCTGAGCATTTGGTGAATATGTCATGCTTTGTTGCCCGTCTGCTCTATTCGATGAGCTTTCCAACTCTTCTTTCTATTCCCCTCAACGAATGCAAAGAAATGGTGAACTTTGTAGATTGATGGTACCTGAATATACTATACGTCATGCACACGTCACACTTCTTCAGAGAAACAATACAAAGGTAATGTTGGCATATACGACTAGTGTCTCAAATATGtacagacaagacaagacatcTAGTAACACAATCATGACAAATCACAAGCATAATAAACAAGGACACGCACACATAGAAAAGCAAAGGCTAGGCTCAAGGGAGAATAataacaaaacaaaacacagCGTATATCTGCTATACAAAATTTAGATCTTCATCACCTGAGCCTTCTTGGCCAATAACTCCTCGACTTCTTTCTCATGTTTGGAGAAGTTGTCGACGAGGTTATCCCACATCTTAGGCTCGTGCTCGTGGCGCTTGTTGCTTGTCCAGGCGTagtcggtgatggtgaatGGGCGACTCGACTCGAACATGAATGCCATTGAGGCCTCGGAGATGCGCATGGCCGGCGGGTCCACTTCCGTGGCGGCTTTGAATTCTTCGTAGGCGACGCCGTGGGGGACCACTGTTGTTCAGTGAGTTAGATGGATGGTCTCTCTAGTTTGAATGGAGTGATGCTTACTGCCACATTCGAAGGAGACACTTCCGGGCTGGAAGGCGTCGGAACGACCGCCGTAGTCGCCGTAGATGAGACCCATCAATTCGGAGGCAGCGTTGCGGTGGTAGTATGGAGGGCGGTAGGTGTCTGTTATTGGTACTGTTAGCGAGGTGGGAGAGTCAAGTGATTCCAATTTGCAGGGGGAACGTACGCGATGCAACATCCCAGcgaggagagaagatgagtaGATCGGCCAAAGGAGCAGTGGGATCCCGAGACTTGGCTGTAAGGACACAGAAGATGGAGGGGTCCATATGATCAACAGAGATGGAGCCGACGTTGACGAACTTGGTCATGTCGTACTTGTAAGGCACCTGTATGATATATTAGTCTACTTTTGGTTGGAAACATGCTGGACAGGGGAGTAGCATACATAGTTGCCATGCCAGGCAACCACGTCAAAAGGACTGTGGTTCTGTGTGCTCTTGAAGAACTTTCCGCCCAGCTTGTACACAATCTCCCAAGGCTCCTTGGAGATCTCATACTTGGCCGTAGGGTAGAGGAAGTCCCGTGCATTGGCGAGACCGTTGGCACCCAAGGGTCCCAGCTCAGGGAGTTCGAATTGACTACCCCAGATTTCAAGGATGTAACCACGAGAAGGCCCATCAGGAAGCTCTACGCGGAAACGGATGCCGCGTTGGATAATGACAATCTCTCCAGGCTGGACGAACAAGGGGCCAAACTCGGTCTGAATGTCCAGTGCACCCTGTTGAGGGACGATGGCCATCTCACCATCCGAATTGACAAAAGCCTTCTTGGTCATGCTGGTGTTAGCAGTGTAGACGTGGGTGGCCAAGCCTTCCCGGAGGGTTGGCTCGCCCGAGCCAGCCACGGTCTTCAGACCAGAGACAAAGTCTACTTCGCCATTGGTTGGAATGTCAAAAGGGTGCCAGGCAAGCTGGGTAGGGGAGACATGGACGCGAGGGTTCAATGGAAGGAAGTTGGATTCTGTGTCCTTGTTATCAGGAAGGTCGGTCTATAGTCAATGTTAGTAGGTAGCAATCCTAGGTGACAGCTGCAGAACATACGAATCCCTGGTGGGCAACAGCCGGACGGGCACGGTACAGCCATGCTTTCTTGTTGCAATGTCTCGGGGCAATGAAAGCCGTGGCCGTCATCTGCTCGGCGTACAGGCCAAAGCGGACGTTACGAGGGCTGTTTTGGCCCTGTGGAAGGGTGCCAGGCACAGCCTCGGAGGCGAACCTAGTAGATTTACTACATCAGCCAGTTGAATCGCTAGATGCAGAAGAACGCTTTGACATACGAGTTGCCGAATCCGGCTTGGTACTGTTACGCTTGAGTTAGCAACGGTAAGCAGAGGGTAGGCATTGGCACAAGACACTTACTTCATACGGATCATTTCGTCTGGTAGCGAAGGAGGGAATGGTTCCATCCTTCTGTGTCTCTGCCCAGTGGAAGATCTTCTGGTATTCTTTGGGGTCGGCGAGGTCACTTGTGGAGGGCATGATGGGTGGTAGGTCTCAGGAAAGGAGCTATTGTAGTAGCAAAGGgggcttggagaagaggatagTGCGTTTATGGAGTCATGAATCGTGATATATGGGGAGGAGAGCCGGGGCAGGTTCCAGCAGGCTCATATACTTGAGCTGGTGGAGTCGGTCCAAGCGGGAGGCCATTATGAAGCAATTAATCAGACCGCTGGCCATCCGGATATCCGGGCCAGCTGATTCCAAGACAGCAAGtcaggatggatggacgagACCAGAGTTTGGGAGTATTGGATGGGTTGCATACAATATGGGAAGTTGGCAAGTAATTGGGGGACTGTTCGGCAGATGTCGAGGGGGTAGTGTTGCCGAGAGCAGTAGAAGCCATGAGGAACTCAGGCAACATCAGGCACCTCAGGCATCAGCCAGTGGAGCGACCCCACATGAGTCAGGCCTGAGTAACGGTGGGGAAGTTCGCCCGCCTTTGCGCTTGCGGGGACACCCCCGGGTAGCAGCCACCGCTGGAATTGCCGATGTATACTCTTTGGGGTACACTCCAAAAAGCAATGTCTCCTTTATATCAATAGCTCACAGAATACCATGACACAGACAAAAGTAATAATAGCATAGGATGTGTTAAAGGCATGGTATTTGAATTGCTTCTATGTAACTCCATTAGAACTATGGAATAGATCGCCGTCTAATTCAACAAGCTAATCTTGCCTGCCGTCAAGGCAAATACAATAGGCATATAGACACCCATCCCAGCCTCTCTAAGAGCTTGAACATGCTCGACCCGTCTTCTAGACGCAAACTGCGCTTCAGAAATCTCGCCACAGCTCCCTAGAGGTCCGTAGGCGAATCTTCGCTCCGTAGACCACGGACTACCCCCGTTGACGAACTGTACCCAACGCTTCCGCATCTCCTGACCGACAGCCTGTGCAGCAGGGTTGAAGGACAGGTCGACGCCATCaaacaggaacagcaggtCAACGGCATGATGGGCTCGGCTGGATGCCTGCCACGGGTTGGCCTGGTCAACCACATACTTGTAGACTCGTTTCCCTGCTGCGTGCAGTTTCTCGGCTACGACTTCCACCGGCAGCGTATAACGGACATCATTCACAAGATCCAGTGCACCCAGCTTGCAGGCAGTTGGTCGATCAGCAACAACCTGATACATCTTGCGTAACTTTGTGCCCCATTTCTCATCCTGCTCAAAAGCAGCAGTAATGGCTTCTCCATCGAATGTCTCGATTCCGTTCCTCCAGATGACCGACTGCGCGGGGATAAGTAAATGCTTTCAAAGGCTGCGATAAAGGGGCACCCACCTCATACTCGGTATCACCAATCATCAGTTCGTCCACCAATTCAGACCTGCCTTCCCATCCTTGAaagtcctcatcctcttgtATCCACATGGTATTCACATTGCACTCCTTCAATGCCTGCAATAGAGCGGGCACCGACGACAGCCGGAGCGACGGCTCGCCCAGTTCCTGCACCTTGGCTTCCAGCGCCTTGATGAGACCTTGGCCCTTCTCAACTGgcaagggagaagagagatagAGTGATCCAGAAGCCAGAACAGCCCTCTTAACGGGTGTACCAGTGACCAAATGAGCATGAGTATATACCGCCCCAGCACTCTCTCCGGCCAATGTGATGTTGTTCTGTAGGGATACCAATCAGCTTTAGTAGACAGACCACCGCGCGACGTAGTACATACTGGATCGCCTCCAAAGGCGGAGATGTTGTTCCGCACCCATTCAATACCCAGTTTCTGATCCTTGACAGCAaggttcttctccttgccgTCACCAAAGCTGAAGATATTGAGTCGGTAGTTGATTGAGACGAAGATGATAGGCTGGCCGGTTTTGATAGAGTCCGCGACGACCTTGATGGGATCTATTCATTCTGTTGTCAGTTtctgatgatggaagacTCTTGACCTTTCTTACCGCAGATTTTCGATGCAGCTGAGCAAAAAGTCACTACCTGGGATCCTCCTGTGGAAGATAATCAGCCACTAATCAATACAGATATCGACGATAAGTCCTTGGTATATACCATAAATCCACAAAAGCACAGGAAGAGGTCCCTTGGCAGAAGACACCGGAGGACAGGTAATATCCAAGTTCAGACATTCAAACTCGTCCTCAGGCTCTTTTCCAATTGGAAAGTCCTCCGGAACGCGCAACAAATGGCGAACGTCAACATCGACCTGTGGACACCTCGGCCTACCCAAGATTGAATCCAATATCAGCACTCATTCACGCGTCCAGCATGGAAGGATTCAGAGCAGTACCCATATTGAGAAGCATCAACCACAGCATCCCCAAAGTCATCCACCGGCTGAGCCCGCTCAAACCGCGCGGGGACAGATGCGTACTTGATACCCCGAAACTCATTCACCGTGACTCCCTCCGACCCCCTCTCAATACCCGTAAACGTCGCACGAAGACCCTGATGTTGCACTAGCGGAGATGCCATTTTGCCAATACCAATACTTTCATAGTATGCTACacgcgaagaagaggaagtatGACCGAAGACAATAT
The window above is part of the Aspergillus luchuensis IFO 4308 DNA, chromosome 8, nearly complete sequence genome. Proteins encoded here:
- a CDS encoding serine/threonine-protein phosphatase (COG:T;~EggNog:ENOG410PG4N;~InterPro:IPR004843,IPR029052,IPR006186;~PFAM:PF00149;~go_function: GO:0016787 - hydrolase activity [Evidence IEA]) yields the protein MDNNMEIDTARSPEPHHLSPTTDPGSIPTLDGWIESLMTCKQLAEEDVRRLCDRAREVLQDESNVQPVKCPVTVCGDIHGQFHDLMELFRIGGPNPDTNYLFMGDYVDRGYYSVETVTLLVCLKIRYPQRITILRGNHESRQITQVYGFYDECLRKYGNANVWKYFTDLFDYLPLTALIENQIFCLHGGLSPSIDTLDNIRSLDRIQEVPHEGPMCDLLWSDPDDRCGWGISPRGAGYTFGQDISEAFNHNNGLTLVARAHQLVMEGYNWSQDRNVVTIFSGMLALQDLVLVMRDLATMTNHVSLAPNYCYRCGNQAAIMEIDEHLKYTLYVVTPPLQLGK
- a CDS encoding putative homogentisate 1,2-dioxygenase (COG:E;~EggNog:ENOG410PJFH;~InterPro:IPR014710,IPR011051,IPR005708;~PFAM:PF04209;~go_function: GO:0004411 - homogentisate 1,2-dioxygenase activity [Evidence IEA];~go_process: GO:0006559 - L-phenylalanine catabolic process [Evidence IEA];~go_process: GO:0006570 - tyrosine metabolic process [Evidence IEA];~go_process: GO:0055114 - oxidation-reduction process [Evidence IEA]) — encoded protein: MPSTSDLADPKEYQKIFHWAETQKDGTIPSFATRRNDPYEYQAGFGNSFASEAVPGTLPQGQNSPRNVRFGLYAEQMTATAFIAPRHCNKKAWLYRARPAVAHQGFTDLPDNKDTESNFLPLNPRVHVSPTQLAWHPFDIPTNGEVDFVSGLKTVAGSGEPTLREGLATHVYTANTSMTKKAFVNSDGEMAIVPQQGALDIQTEFGPLFVQPGEIVIIQRGIRFRVELPDGPSRGYILEIWGSQFELPELGPLGANGLANARDFLYPTAKYEISKEPWEIVYKLGGKFFKSTQNHSPFDVVAWHGNYVPYKYDMTKFVNVGSISVDHMDPSIFCVLTAKSRDPTAPLADLLIFSPRWDVASHTYRPPYYHRNAASELMGLIYGDYGGRSDAFQPGSVSFECGMVPHGVAYEEFKAATEVDPPAMRISEASMAFMFESSRPFTITDYAWTSNKRHEHEPKMWDNLVDNFSKHEKEVEELLAKKAQVMKI
- a CDS encoding putative carboxylesterase (COG:I;~EggNog:ENOG410PNQG;~InterPro:IPR019826,IPR002018,IPR029058;~MEROPS:MER0030934), whose product is MASPLVQHQGLRATFTGIERGSEGVTVNEFRGIKYASVPARFERAQPVDDFGDAVVDASQYGPRCPQVDVDVRHLLRVPEDFPIGKEPEDEFECLNLDITCPPVSSAKGPLPVLLWIYGGSQVVTFCSAASKICDPIKVVADSIKTGQPIIFVSINYRLNIFSFGDGKEKNLAVKDQKLGIEWVRNNISAFGGDPNNITLAGESAGAVYTHAHLVTGTPVKRAVLASGSLYLSSPLPVEKGQGLIKALEAKVQELGEPSLRLSSVPALLQALKECNVNTMWIQEDEDFQGWEGRSELVDELMIGDTEYESVIWRNGIETFDGEAITAAFEQDEKWGTKLRKMYQVVADRPTACKLGALDLVNDVRYTLPVEVVAEKLHAAGKRVYKYVVDQANPWQASSRAHHAVDLLFLFDGVDLSFNPAAQAVGQEMRKRWVQFVNGGSPWSTERRFAYGPLGSCGEISEAQFASRRRVEHVQALREAGMGVYMPIVFALTAGKISLLN